The following proteins are co-located in the Pedobacter sp. FW305-3-2-15-E-R2A2 genome:
- a CDS encoding RagB/SusD family nutrient uptake outer membrane protein has product MKKLILIYSLCFLALGIPVSCKKELNALPTQSKVEGNAIIDQKSAEVALNGVYLRLAEGGDDRGTPSILWSGNHEITPTYLAGYITYPHGGSSLDENNLISATDYSVARLWETYYSLLNAANGVIEQVSKLQDQQFSGSRKLEIIAEARLLRAYGHQGLLRYFAEFHDLNSNYGVLLRKEFVTTNNIAQKRSSVKESYDFILADLDDAIAHGPVSSVNYYTNRWVAKAFKARVLMIRGAAGDYAQAVALTDDIIRNSPYLLETHLQDIFSAKGLESKEVMLGLFPKVNQVSKFDTYFYRNSPGYTATASLKALFATDPRNSWMIGVVGTEPDGILKYKGPKVEFSYALRLTEVYLLQAEGIARSGGDLNAAKGLLKTVLTHAGVSDFSAVDNANTPDALLIQIYNETARNLSFEDGQDWSALLRMPLSFVLTVKPAITDKNHFILPIPKEEFDKNPMIGDQNPGYSKN; this is encoded by the coding sequence ATGAAGAAATTAATTCTGATATACAGCCTGTGCTTTTTGGCATTGGGGATTCCAGTATCCTGCAAAAAGGAACTAAATGCATTGCCTACCCAGTCTAAGGTGGAAGGAAATGCGATCATTGATCAAAAGAGTGCGGAAGTGGCTTTAAACGGTGTCTACCTTCGGTTGGCTGAGGGTGGGGATGATCGGGGGACACCTAGTATACTGTGGTCCGGGAACCATGAAATTACCCCCACTTATCTGGCCGGTTATATTACCTATCCGCATGGGGGATCATCATTGGATGAGAACAACCTCATTTCGGCAACGGATTATTCTGTTGCAAGGTTGTGGGAAACCTATTATAGCCTGTTGAATGCAGCAAATGGGGTCATTGAGCAGGTTTCTAAACTTCAGGATCAACAGTTTTCCGGGAGCCGGAAGTTGGAGATTATTGCTGAAGCAAGGCTTTTAAGGGCTTATGGTCATCAGGGCTTGCTGCGGTATTTCGCGGAGTTTCATGACCTCAACAGCAATTATGGTGTATTGCTGAGGAAGGAATTCGTCACCACCAATAACATTGCTCAAAAGCGGAGCTCTGTCAAAGAAAGTTACGATTTTATTCTGGCCGATCTGGATGATGCGATTGCGCATGGACCAGTGAGCAGTGTAAATTACTATACCAACAGATGGGTGGCCAAAGCGTTTAAAGCAAGGGTCCTTATGATAAGGGGAGCTGCCGGCGACTACGCGCAGGCGGTTGCTTTGACGGACGACATCATCCGGAATTCCCCGTATTTGCTGGAAACTCATCTTCAGGACATCTTTAGTGCTAAGGGACTGGAAAGTAAAGAAGTAATGCTTGGACTGTTTCCAAAAGTGAACCAGGTGAGTAAATTCGATACTTATTTTTATAGAAATAGTCCGGGCTATACTGCTACAGCATCCTTAAAAGCGCTCTTTGCAACTGATCCGAGAAACAGCTGGATGATTGGTGTGGTAGGGACAGAACCTGATGGGATTCTTAAATATAAAGGGCCAAAGGTCGAGTTTTCTTATGCCTTGAGGTTGACTGAAGTTTATTTACTCCAGGCAGAAGGGATTGCACGTTCAGGTGGGGATCTTAATGCCGCAAAGGGCTTGCTTAAAACGGTGCTGACACATGCGGGGGTAAGCGATTTCTCTGCAGTAGACAATGCCAATACACCAGATGCACTATTGATTCAGATCTATAATGAAACTGCCAGGAACTTATCTTTTGAAGATGGTCAGGACTGGTCTGCGCTATTGAGAATGCCACTGTCCTTTGTATTGACGGTAAAGCCTGCAATTACAGATAAGAACCATTTTATTCTTCCAATTCCAAAAGAGGAGTTTGATAAAAATCCAATGATTGGTGATCAGAACCCTGGCTATAGCAAAAATTAA
- a CDS encoding TlpA disulfide reductase family protein, whose product MIKKLKLIMPALLCCGITVYAQTANVSGKLEGLKEKEISIYYFKDGKAVTDTVKVNNGQFKWVTKMAEPQKVGTMLFGRYYQFFVESGNIKISGGKSTDEIKITGSKSQDEYEAYDKTLKDLDDQESPLYKKWGKVSKDEQIALEEKVDDLRKQRRERNNNYIAAHPASPLSISMVSEKAMMGSYDEVALAFDKLAPSAQQSEEGKRISERLAILKRSAIGEPMLDFRQNDTDGKPVQFSAFKGKYVLVDFWASWCGPCRAENPNVLKLYNEYKDKNFTVVGVSLDDKGENWKKAIKDDNMPWTQVSDLKGWKNEVSTYYGIMGIPSTLLIDPQGKIIAKDLRGLALTKKLAELFN is encoded by the coding sequence ATGATAAAGAAATTAAAATTAATCATGCCCGCCTTGTTGTGCTGCGGCATTACGGTTTATGCGCAAACGGCAAACGTATCAGGTAAGCTGGAAGGTTTGAAAGAAAAAGAAATCTCTATCTATTACTTTAAAGATGGGAAAGCGGTGACGGATACTGTTAAGGTCAATAACGGCCAGTTTAAATGGGTGACGAAAATGGCTGAACCACAGAAGGTAGGCACGATGCTTTTCGGAAGGTATTATCAGTTTTTCGTGGAAAGTGGAAACATTAAAATCAGCGGAGGAAAAAGCACTGACGAAATAAAGATCACCGGATCTAAGTCGCAGGACGAATATGAGGCTTATGATAAAACCTTGAAAGACCTTGATGATCAGGAATCTCCTTTGTATAAAAAATGGGGGAAGGTAAGCAAGGATGAGCAGATTGCATTGGAGGAAAAGGTCGATGATTTAAGGAAACAGCGGAGGGAGCGGAACAACAATTACATTGCTGCACACCCTGCAAGTCCTTTAAGCATTAGTATGGTTTCAGAAAAGGCAATGATGGGAAGTTATGATGAGGTGGCATTGGCCTTTGATAAACTTGCTCCATCGGCGCAGCAAAGTGAGGAGGGCAAGCGCATCTCTGAGCGTCTGGCCATTTTAAAAAGAAGTGCGATTGGAGAACCGATGCTGGATTTCAGGCAGAATGATACCGATGGTAAGCCTGTACAGTTCTCCGCGTTCAAAGGTAAATATGTGCTCGTAGACTTCTGGGCGAGCTGGTGCGGACCTTGTCGTGCGGAAAACCCTAATGTTCTGAAGCTTTACAATGAATATAAGGACAAGAATTTTACCGTTGTCGGGGTTTCTCTTGACGATAAAGGGGAAAACTGGAAAAAGGCAATTAAGGACGACAACATGCCCTGGACACAGGTTTCAGACCTGAAAGGCTGGAAAAATGAGGTTTCCACTTATTATGGCATCATGGGAATTCCAAGCACCTTGTTAATTGATCCTCAGGGGAAAATTATTGCCAAAGACCTGCGTGGTTTAGCCCTGACAAAAAAACTGGCTGAATTGTTCAATTAA
- a CDS encoding esterase-like activity of phytase family protein — protein MKRTLLLSSVALAVLFASCKKHNDRTEPQISYPDMAEASDPALLFEASNGVKVYNGGFGSAVATDPNAADIFYLLTDRGPNAEGPTSNIKIFGKADFTPQIGKFRLKDGKLVLEQTIELKNALGQKLNGLPNPEGSGSTGETAIDLTGKTLNPSIDGIDSEGLVRASDGSFWISDEYGPHILHVDANGRTMERINPFGNGTGGRSIPAVFAKRKANRGMEGLAITPDGKTLVGIMQSPMSNPNAAAATNSVVLRILTFDIATAATKQYVYLMENPSLTGVSEILAVNATTFLTLERDGGYGGASTSAATFKKVFKIDLSGATEISDPNNSATGKLYSGKTVEELKDQAGLTTAGIVPVSKSVVLDLLKNLPSIYPHDKAEGLALINGNTLVISNDDDFGVIPGPGGTFAQKILPFTKSVDRNRLYFVKVKL, from the coding sequence ATGAAAAGAACATTACTACTTTCTTCTGTCGCCCTTGCGGTACTCTTTGCTTCCTGCAAAAAACACAATGACCGTACTGAGCCACAGATCAGTTATCCTGATATGGCAGAGGCCTCAGATCCGGCATTGTTATTCGAGGCATCCAATGGCGTGAAAGTATACAATGGGGGATTTGGATCTGCAGTGGCAACAGATCCAAATGCGGCCGATATATTTTACCTTTTAACAGACCGTGGTCCGAATGCCGAAGGGCCTACTTCAAATATAAAAATCTTCGGCAAGGCTGATTTTACGCCTCAGATTGGTAAATTCCGACTAAAAGACGGAAAGCTTGTTTTGGAGCAAACTATAGAACTTAAAAATGCCCTCGGACAAAAGTTAAACGGATTGCCTAATCCAGAGGGATCAGGTTCCACTGGTGAAACAGCGATCGACCTGACAGGGAAGACCCTTAACCCAAGTATCGATGGTATAGATTCTGAAGGACTCGTAAGGGCCTCAGACGGCAGTTTCTGGATCAGTGATGAATATGGTCCTCATATTCTCCATGTGGATGCGAACGGACGTACCATGGAAAGGATCAATCCTTTTGGCAATGGAACAGGTGGCAGGAGTATCCCTGCTGTTTTTGCGAAGCGCAAAGCAAACCGCGGAATGGAAGGATTGGCCATTACTCCGGATGGAAAAACACTGGTCGGTATTATGCAGTCGCCAATGTCCAACCCTAATGCTGCAGCTGCAACAAATTCTGTCGTATTGCGGATTCTTACTTTTGACATCGCCACTGCAGCTACAAAACAATACGTTTACTTAATGGAGAACCCTTCTTTAACAGGGGTAAGTGAGATTTTGGCGGTCAACGCAACTACTTTTCTGACACTCGAAAGAGACGGAGGTTATGGTGGAGCGTCAACATCAGCTGCGACCTTTAAAAAGGTTTTTAAGATTGATCTTTCCGGAGCAACTGAAATCTCTGATCCCAACAATTCCGCTACAGGTAAGCTGTATTCCGGTAAGACGGTAGAAGAACTGAAAGATCAGGCAGGTTTGACTACCGCCGGTATTGTTCCCGTAAGTAAGTCCGTTGTTCTGGATCTGCTAAAGAATTTGCCTTCGATTTACCCTCATGATAAAGCAGAAGGCCTGGCGCTGATCAATGGAAATACATTGGTCATTTCCAACGACGATGATTTTGGTGTAATTCCAGGGCCGGGAGGAACTTTTGCACAGAAAATTTTGCCCTTTACCAAATCTGTAGACCGGAACAGGTTGTATTTTGTGAAAGTCAAGTTGTAA
- a CDS encoding NUDIX domain-containing protein: MELITNTTPDKKEQEYMNTEIVKLHTAGLVVLKDGKLLLAFSKNKKAWYLPGGKIDAGETSLQAIIREVKEELNLHLNSKKLILYKHITAAAYGEHSHIQMEQDCFMYNLTEKITPCNEIEEVRYFDLETYLQEPAQVPGVLMLFKSLEKDGIVPAHI; this comes from the coding sequence ATGGAATTGATAACGAACACGACGCCCGATAAGAAAGAACAAGAATACATGAATACTGAAATTGTAAAACTGCATACCGCAGGACTAGTGGTCCTGAAAGATGGAAAGCTACTCCTGGCTTTTAGCAAAAATAAAAAGGCCTGGTATCTGCCGGGCGGAAAAATAGATGCGGGAGAAACTTCGCTTCAAGCCATCATCAGAGAGGTAAAAGAAGAACTTAACCTTCACCTCAATAGTAAAAAGCTCATACTTTATAAGCACATTACCGCAGCGGCCTATGGTGAACATAGCCATATCCAAATGGAACAGGACTGTTTTATGTACAACCTGACAGAAAAAATAACACCCTGCAATGAAATTGAAGAGGTACGCTATTTTGATCTGGAAACCTATCTGCAGGAACCAGCTCAGGTTCCCGGTGTTTTAATGCTTTTCAAAAGCCTTGAAAAAGACGGAATAGTACCTGCTCATATTTAA
- a CDS encoding DUF2461 domain-containing protein: MANYSEKTLRVHQSGFDFLNQLKNNNNRDWFNQHKPEFEQEKILMEGFAEGLLAGLRTHDLIETASGKRALYRIYRDVRFSHDKTPYQTYWGGSFTRATKFRRGGYYFHLEQGRSFIGGGFWGPSSADLKLIRDDISFDDGPLRKIINSPSFVSCFGGLKGDQLKTKPKGFDLEHEAIDLLRYKQFLLIRSFSDEQVLSEDFLKEAGQTFLEMRPFFDYMSEILSTDGNG; this comes from the coding sequence ATGGCAAATTATTCTGAAAAAACATTACGAGTACATCAGTCTGGCTTTGATTTTCTAAATCAGTTAAAAAACAACAATAACAGAGATTGGTTCAATCAGCATAAACCTGAATTTGAGCAGGAAAAGATCCTTATGGAAGGTTTCGCAGAGGGTTTATTAGCCGGACTCCGGACTCATGATCTGATCGAGACTGCCTCCGGAAAACGCGCTTTATACCGCATCTACAGAGATGTTCGCTTCTCCCATGATAAAACACCTTATCAGACCTATTGGGGCGGAAGCTTTACCCGCGCCACCAAATTCCGCAGAGGCGGATATTATTTCCATCTTGAACAAGGCAGGAGTTTTATTGGCGGAGGTTTCTGGGGACCATCATCTGCAGATTTAAAACTCATCAGAGATGACATCTCTTTTGATGATGGGCCTTTGAGAAAGATCATCAACAGCCCTTCGTTTGTCTCCTGTTTTGGCGGATTAAAGGGCGATCAGTTAAAAACAAAGCCTAAGGGATTCGATCTGGAGCATGAAGCAATTGATTTGTTAAGGTATAAGCAGTTCTTGCTGATCAGGTCATTTTCAGATGAGCAGGTGCTTAGTGAAGATTTTTTAAAAGAAGCAGGGCAAACCTTTCTGGAAATGCGTCCGTTTTTCGATTATATGAGCGAGATACTGAGCACGGATGGCAACGGTTAA
- a CDS encoding TlpA disulfide reductase family protein — protein MKISHLLLLPFLFYQGQASFAQTGQAKNQFQLNGNVSAADSVLLYYADAAGKQVQVSKPIVNRKFSLSGKINKPVGARILFKKKGEVIPRQQFWERMTEVYLEPGILTISGISTEPKNFKITGSKTQLELNELQGSIAGIRKEMQPVIDALEKEKDHEKASEIRDQLGPYNDRIKKITYDFFIAHPNSYVTADMMRFYLAQMGLDSTKRVYNNFNAAMKKEKAVKELDKEIRKIESGMPGSVATNFTAKDLNDQPLSLSDFKGKYVIIDFWASWCVPCRKGNPHLINVYNTYHEKGLEIIGVSDDDRNHEAWKKAVNQDKIGIWHHVLRGLDMDLRMKDLPNPGDISEKYGIHSLPTKILIDPSGKIIGRYGDHNGGSDEDLDKKLAELLK, from the coding sequence ATGAAAATAAGTCACCTTTTATTGCTGCCCTTTTTGTTTTACCAGGGACAAGCATCTTTTGCCCAGACGGGGCAAGCAAAAAATCAGTTCCAGCTTAACGGAAATGTGAGCGCTGCAGATTCTGTACTGCTTTATTATGCCGATGCTGCAGGAAAACAGGTTCAGGTATCCAAACCGATTGTGAACCGGAAATTTAGCCTTAGCGGCAAAATCAATAAGCCTGTGGGCGCCAGAATTCTATTTAAAAAGAAAGGGGAGGTGATTCCCCGCCAACAGTTTTGGGAAAGGATGACAGAAGTATACCTGGAGCCCGGAATACTTACGATTTCCGGTATTTCCACCGAGCCGAAAAACTTTAAAATCACCGGTTCGAAAACCCAATTGGAGTTGAATGAGCTCCAGGGAAGTATTGCCGGGATCCGAAAGGAGATGCAGCCCGTGATCGATGCTTTAGAAAAAGAAAAAGATCATGAAAAAGCTTCAGAAATCCGGGACCAGCTGGGACCATATAACGACAGGATTAAAAAGATCACCTATGATTTTTTTATCGCCCATCCCAATTCTTATGTGACTGCAGATATGATGCGGTTTTACCTCGCCCAAATGGGGTTGGATTCGACCAAAAGGGTGTACAATAACTTTAACGCGGCGATGAAAAAAGAGAAAGCGGTAAAGGAGCTGGACAAGGAAATCCGCAAGATTGAATCCGGAATGCCTGGAAGTGTGGCTACAAATTTTACGGCGAAAGACCTCAATGATCAGCCGCTGTCACTTTCAGATTTCAAAGGCAAATATGTGATCATTGATTTTTGGGCCAGCTGGTGTGTGCCTTGTCGCAAGGGAAATCCACACCTGATTAATGTGTACAATACTTACCATGAGAAGGGCCTGGAAATTATCGGTGTTTCTGATGATGACCGCAATCATGAAGCCTGGAAAAAGGCAGTAAATCAGGATAAAATAGGCATTTGGCATCACGTTTTGCGTGGCTTGGATATGGACCTGAGGATGAAAGATCTACCTAATCCGGGAGACATTTCTGAGAAGTATGGCATTCATTCTTTACCTACAAAAATCCTGATCGATCCATCGGGAAAGATTATAGGCAGGTACGGAGATCACAATGGTGGTTCTGATGAGGACCTCGATAAAAAATTAGCAGAACTATTAAAATAA
- a CDS encoding TonB-dependent receptor, whose amino-acid sequence MKLTAIIVLICCLHVSASGYSQQITLTEKNTPLKNVLQKLRKLSGYQLLYDAQLIEKSSPVTLTLTNVPIAFALEQIFSQQPFTFSIFDKTILVKEKLREPQFRTESKTVMIINGTVKDLNGNPLNLVSVRIKGGNKTTATNVEGQFSINAPDENTILVFSCVGLATKELPAKQGMVVQMEPELNKLNEMVVVGYGSTRRKDLTGSVSSVNVNEVRDVPFMSIDNALAGKAPGVQVTKADGSPGGAVRIRIRGGASLLGTNDPLYVIDGIPTVISNNYINGQSDIVNPVEAANYGEDFNNSVSGAFSRGLNNLAGLNISDIESIDILKDASATAIYGSKAANGVVIITTKKGKLNSKPLLSANYYVGLNNPIKEKVLNAEQYKAGLKEGANNYINERKRLNLSLTTGTAKQALSILNDPSFFGDADTDWLDLILRTGVTQNADFALSGGGIGSRYYTSLNYTNQNGTIKGTDFTRLSGKINLDSEISKRLRLITNLNFGYTQNNITNGVYGQALTAPPTFSPYNSDGSYSQLGLLSSDYRGYQNPLAVIAGTNRAKDYTLMGSVSAEYDILKDLKFKSTLSVNYGAYNQLNYVPSFVEIGGFYGRENSQGGLGTQASSNSLSSFIENTLTWNKEFNDDHRLNVLAGTSWENNKADFFSATGRGFPDDFILNNLGSAATAVSVKGANPASQSSLLSFYIRANYVFKDKYLFTFTGRSDASSKFSPSNQVGYFPSGAIGWRVSQENFLKGVKWIDEVKIRASMGKTGTQSIGDHMWRTLYAPDAYADKNALVPNQLGNVNIKWEATSQQDLGLDFSFFKGRLGGTFGYYNKVTDGALLNLTPAPSSSYSSVIYNIAKIRNRGLELDLHGDFVRSKGFSWNGAINISRNISKVINIDGGPFSNPNDRNALNLGTSIVKEGEPLGLLYGRVAKGVIKTPQQLEDYKNAFPYWSIFSPLLNIGDMSYEIEDSFWKQDIIGHAAPKFFGGYTNTLSYKNFSLISLFTFSYGGDLIYQKDVSDMGFNSLPNKGIRALEHYSESNTGSERPRYVFNDTPMLTDLNVYDASYLKLKSLTLAYNVSQKILKKLRMSNLSVYATGTNIFTVTNYPGPDPEVSDDPGSVIGGGRDVSTYPTVKSYTFGVRMGF is encoded by the coding sequence ATGAAATTGACTGCAATTATCGTCCTGATCTGCTGTCTTCATGTTTCAGCATCCGGGTATTCCCAGCAGATCACCTTGACGGAGAAGAATACCCCATTAAAAAATGTTTTGCAAAAACTTAGGAAACTAAGCGGATATCAGTTGCTGTATGATGCACAGCTCATTGAGAAGTCGAGCCCCGTTACCTTAACGCTGACGAATGTTCCGATTGCCTTTGCACTGGAACAGATCTTCAGTCAGCAACCTTTTACCTTCAGCATCTTTGATAAAACCATTCTGGTGAAGGAAAAGCTCAGGGAGCCACAGTTTCGGACAGAAAGTAAGACCGTGATGATCATTAATGGTACCGTTAAAGACCTCAATGGAAATCCACTTAACCTGGTCAGCGTAAGAATTAAAGGAGGGAATAAAACGACTGCAACCAATGTAGAAGGTCAGTTTTCTATCAATGCGCCGGATGAAAACACGATTCTTGTTTTTTCCTGTGTAGGCCTTGCTACGAAAGAACTGCCCGCAAAGCAGGGGATGGTAGTGCAGATGGAGCCTGAGCTGAACAAACTCAATGAGATGGTCGTAGTGGGTTATGGAAGCACCAGAAGAAAGGACCTGACCGGATCTGTTTCTTCCGTAAATGTGAATGAAGTAAGAGATGTTCCTTTTATGAGTATCGACAATGCACTTGCCGGAAAAGCGCCAGGCGTACAGGTAACCAAGGCAGACGGATCTCCGGGTGGAGCGGTAAGGATCAGAATTCGTGGAGGGGCCTCTCTTCTTGGAACAAATGATCCCCTGTATGTGATTGATGGAATTCCTACCGTGATCTCTAATAATTACATCAACGGGCAGTCTGACATCGTGAATCCGGTAGAGGCTGCCAATTACGGAGAAGATTTTAACAACAGTGTTTCCGGCGCATTCTCCAGAGGGCTAAACAACCTTGCCGGCCTGAACATTTCCGATATCGAGAGTATTGATATCCTTAAAGATGCTTCTGCTACGGCAATTTATGGATCGAAAGCGGCAAATGGCGTAGTGATCATTACCACGAAAAAGGGAAAGCTGAACTCCAAACCACTCCTTAGTGCCAATTATTATGTAGGCCTTAACAATCCGATTAAAGAAAAGGTGTTGAATGCGGAGCAGTATAAAGCCGGACTTAAAGAAGGAGCCAATAATTACATCAATGAACGTAAACGCCTGAACCTGAGTTTAACAACAGGTACGGCAAAACAGGCCCTGAGCATCCTGAATGATCCTTCCTTCTTTGGAGATGCGGATACCGATTGGCTGGACCTGATTTTAAGAACAGGTGTTACCCAGAATGCGGATTTTGCTTTAAGCGGTGGTGGGATCGGGTCCAGGTATTATACTTCGCTTAATTATACCAATCAGAACGGAACGATAAAAGGAACTGATTTTACCCGTCTTTCCGGGAAAATAAACCTGGACAGCGAAATCTCCAAACGCTTACGTCTGATCACTAACCTGAATTTTGGTTATACACAAAACAACATTACGAACGGTGTTTATGGTCAGGCACTCACTGCGCCGCCTACATTTTCTCCATACAACAGCGATGGTTCCTACTCCCAGCTGGGTTTGCTCAGTTCAGATTACAGAGGTTATCAAAACCCATTGGCTGTAATTGCAGGAACCAACAGAGCAAAAGATTATACCTTGATGGGTTCTGTCTCCGCTGAATACGACATCCTGAAAGACCTGAAATTTAAGAGTACACTATCTGTCAACTATGGAGCCTATAACCAATTAAATTATGTGCCAAGTTTTGTCGAGATCGGTGGTTTTTATGGTCGTGAAAATTCCCAGGGCGGTTTAGGTACTCAGGCCAGTTCTAACTCTTTGAGTAGTTTTATTGAAAATACGCTGACCTGGAATAAAGAGTTTAATGATGATCATCGTTTAAACGTTCTGGCAGGTACTTCCTGGGAAAACAATAAAGCTGATTTCTTTTCCGCTACAGGAAGAGGTTTTCCGGATGATTTTATACTCAATAACCTGGGCTCGGCAGCGACGGCAGTATCGGTAAAAGGCGCAAATCCGGCTAGCCAGAGTTCCCTTTTGTCCTTTTATATCCGTGCGAATTATGTATTTAAGGATAAATACCTCTTCACTTTTACCGGCAGGTCTGATGCTTCCTCCAAGTTTTCTCCTTCCAATCAGGTCGGTTATTTTCCTTCGGGAGCCATCGGATGGAGAGTTTCTCAGGAGAACTTCCTGAAAGGAGTGAAATGGATCGATGAGGTTAAAATCAGGGCCAGTATGGGTAAGACCGGAACTCAAAGCATTGGCGACCATATGTGGCGTACTTTGTACGCTCCGGATGCTTATGCGGATAAAAATGCCCTGGTCCCCAATCAACTCGGTAACGTAAATATCAAATGGGAAGCGACCAGTCAGCAGGACCTTGGGTTAGACTTCTCCTTCTTTAAAGGCAGGCTCGGTGGTACTTTCGGCTATTACAATAAAGTAACCGACGGCGCACTTTTAAACCTTACACCTGCACCCAGTTCTTCTTACAGCAGTGTGATTTACAACATTGCCAAAATCAGGAACAGGGGATTAGAACTGGATCTTCATGGCGATTTTGTCAGGAGTAAAGGCTTCAGCTGGAATGGTGCTATCAATATTTCAAGAAACATTTCCAAAGTCATCAATATAGACGGCGGTCCTTTTTCTAATCCAAATGACCGGAATGCACTGAACCTGGGCACCAGTATAGTGAAAGAAGGCGAGCCTCTGGGCCTGTTGTATGGCAGGGTAGCAAAAGGGGTGATCAAGACCCCGCAACAGCTGGAGGATTATAAAAATGCTTTTCCCTACTGGAGCATTTTCAGCCCATTGTTAAACATCGGAGATATGTCGTATGAAATTGAAGATAGTTTCTGGAAGCAGGACATCATCGGACATGCAGCTCCTAAATTCTTTGGTGGCTATACCAATACGCTTTCCTACAAGAATTTTAGCCTGATCTCCCTGTTTACTTTTTCTTATGGCGGTGACCTGATTTATCAGAAGGATGTGAGTGATATGGGCTTCAATAGTTTGCCCAATAAAGGGATCAGGGCGCTGGAACATTATAGTGAATCCAATACCGGATCAGAAAGACCCAGGTATGTATTCAATGATACACCAATGCTCACCGATTTAAACGTATACGATGCCTCTTATCTGAAACTTAAATCACTTACGCTGGCCTATAATGTTTCTCAAAAGATCTTAAAGAAACTGAGGATGAGCAACCTGTCGGTATATGCGACAGGGACCAATATTTTCACGGTGACCAATTATCCTGGGCCTGATCCTGAAGTGAGTGATGATCCGGGAAGTGTGATCGGAGGCGGACGTGATGTGAGCACTTATCCAACAGTGAAGTCATACACCTTTGGTGTTCGTATGGGATTTTAA
- a CDS encoding TlpA disulfide reductase family protein, with product MKYTSIMLSGGLMLLLGAGCKPSASDSFSIKGTIKGVDSGVVVLQQFDEEERTRKVLDSVVFRNGAFELKGKVENPEMMTIIVKPGNWVANVFVENSDMTFASDTAGALHYDYTGYGGDKGANLKDPVITGSSNQESYQTFDKEPQQLKFADAFAGLNKAYDAEKDPKLKEKMKLKFDSLGKLSNAWQLKWINEYLVKQPSSVAGAYILSNYYRMNSDMAIPEIDALLSKMDGAAKQSVYYRGILKRVNSRKAVMVGKNAPDFQLLKRDSSSFKLSSLKGKYVMLDFWASWCKPCREGIPHWKKVYQQYQPKGFEIVSITNDSRRSDWIRALDQEQMPWIQVADEFPVKNRTARVISQYEAPFLPFYILLDKEGKILVRSGEEKDIDQKLKALL from the coding sequence ATGAAATATACTTCAATAATGCTTTCCGGTGGCCTGATGTTGCTGCTGGGAGCGGGTTGTAAGCCCTCTGCATCAGATAGTTTTAGCATTAAAGGAACCATAAAAGGAGTGGATAGCGGAGTCGTGGTCCTTCAGCAGTTTGATGAAGAGGAACGGACCAGGAAAGTGCTGGACAGTGTCGTCTTTAGGAATGGTGCCTTTGAATTAAAAGGAAAAGTGGAAAATCCGGAAATGATGACGATTATCGTTAAGCCCGGCAATTGGGTAGCCAATGTTTTTGTAGAAAACAGCGATATGACTTTCGCATCGGACACTGCAGGGGCACTCCATTACGATTATACCGGATATGGAGGCGATAAAGGGGCGAATTTAAAAGATCCGGTCATTACTGGTTCCAGCAATCAGGAGTCTTACCAGACCTTTGACAAGGAGCCTCAACAGCTGAAATTTGCGGATGCATTTGCAGGATTGAATAAAGCATATGATGCAGAGAAGGATCCGAAGCTAAAGGAAAAAATGAAATTGAAGTTTGATTCTTTGGGTAAACTGAGTAATGCCTGGCAGTTGAAATGGATTAATGAATACCTCGTTAAACAGCCGTCATCGGTAGCAGGCGCGTACATCTTATCCAATTATTACCGGATGAATTCCGATATGGCCATCCCCGAAATAGATGCGCTGTTGAGCAAAATGGATGGAGCAGCGAAGCAATCCGTTTATTACCGGGGGATTCTGAAGCGTGTCAACTCCCGAAAGGCAGTGATGGTTGGGAAAAATGCGCCGGACTTCCAGCTTTTAAAAAGGGATAGCAGTTCATTTAAGCTTTCTTCCTTAAAAGGGAAATATGTGATGCTTGATTTCTGGGCCAGCTGGTGTAAGCCATGCCGGGAAGGAATCCCTCATTGGAAAAAGGTCTATCAGCAATATCAGCCTAAAGGATTTGAGATCGTCAGCATTACTAATGATAGCCGGAGATCGGATTGGATCAGGGCTTTGGATCAGGAACAAATGCCCTGGATCCAGGTGGCTGATGAGTTCCCGGTAAAAAACAGAACGGCCAGGGTCATCTCTCAGTATGAAGCTCCTTTTTTGCCCTTTTACATTTTGTTGGATAAGGAGGGAAAGATCCTTGTTCGTTCAGGAGAAGAGAAAGATATTGATCAGAAGCTGAAAGCGTTGTTGTAG